From the genome of Pseudomonas sp. WJP1:
CGACGTGGGCCTTCAAGCCCTGGTCGTAACGCTTGGGCGCGGTGCTCAGGGTATTGGGCAAGCCCAGCATGGCTTCATAGACATACTGGCCAAAGGTGTTGAGCCTCTGCAGGCCCAGCTCGTCCGTGCCGCTCTGCACATACACCACCCGCGCGCAGACACAGCCCTTCTGATTGATCGCACCGATATCGGCCGCCAGGCGCACCGCCGCTTCGCGCATGTTCGCTTCGCTGTAGAAGGCCTCCTGGCCGATGATGCTGGCGCTGCGCTTGGGGTCCAGGGAAATCAGCTCAAGGCCGGGCTGGATGTACTTGGTCACGTGCTTCATCGAGGCGAAACCGCCCCAGGCGACGATTTTTTCCAGGTTCTGCGGTTGGTACAGGCGCTGCTCGAACGCCTCGTCGCCGCCCTTCCAGTAAGCCACCGAAAGGTGTTTGGTCAGCGGATGGTCCGGGGCCATGTCGACCATGGTGCGGGCGATGGCCAGCGCGGTGAACGGGTCGTTGGACGGCGCCTTGATGATCGCGTCGCTGCGCAGCACCATGTTGCGGATGATGGTCCACAACGACAGGGACACCGCGTTGCCGGCGACGATGTGCAGGGTGCGCGCGCCGAAGCAGCGCACCTCAAGCTCGGTGCCGTCGAGCAGCGTCTGCGGCACCCAGCCTTCCAGGTACTTGATGCCGACCGTACTTTCCGCCATCTCGGTGATGAGCTCACGTGTCAGCAAGTGCTTGAGGCCCATGTAGGAGCCCTTGACGATGGTCGGGGTGGTCGGCGCCGTCAGGAACGACAGTTCACAGGCTTCCTGCAGGTACCGGTTCTTGTCCAGGTCCAGACGCGCGCCGAGTTCGACGGCGTAATCGAGAATGTCGTCGAAACTCAAGCGGTACAGATCGGCGAGTTTCGCCGGATTGCCCAGGGGCAACTGGTCGATGTACTTGCTGGCGTCGGGGGTCAGGAAACTCAGGTCGCCGCCGCGGCCCCCCACTTCGATCAGGTTGTCGGTGATGACCTGACCACGAATGATCATTGGTGCAATGGGATGGGACATGGCTCAGCCTTCCAGGGTGTTGAGGAAATCCATCGCTTCGCGATGGGATTGTTCGGACGCGGCGCAGGTGATCTTGTCGTCCCCACCGTTCTTTTCGCTGTAGCGCTGGATCGCCCCGACCACATAGCGGCTGTGGCGCCCGCAGGTGCAGGGTTCATCCCATTCGATGGTGACCTCGTCGCCGGTGATGAAGCCGCCCCAGTGGATATCGGCGCCCAGGTCGAAGAACGCCGCACGCCCGGTCTGGCGGCCGTGGCGTGGCAGTGGCTTGCTGGTTTCGGGATCGAGCAGGAAGGGAATCGCGGTGTGCGAGAAGTGGTAATTGCCCTGTTCGCATTTGAGGTGCGAACCACTGACCACCTCCGACATGGCGTAGGACTCGTTCAGCGTCTTCACCCCCAGGAAGCGCATGACGTCTTCGCGCCAGTTCTCGGGCGGCACCACACCTTTGGCGCCGCCGGTGGTGATGATGTAGGAGTCGGGATGGAACACCCCTTCAAGACCACGTTCCAGACCGGCAACGGCCATGTTGTGCAGCAGGTTCCAGGTGCCGCCGATATACACGCGCTTGCCCTTCAGGCGAGTGGCGATGTCATCGAAAAATGCCGCCAGGTGCTGCGGCATCTCGGCTTGTTGCTGGTCGAAGGCTTTTTTCTTGGCCAGCAGTTCGGGCGCCACCACCAGGCGATCCAGCGTGCCATTGGCATGGGCGGCACGCAGCCGGGCGCCCAGGCGCAGTACATCGCTGGACAGGGTCGACGGATAGGCCGGGTGGAAGTGCGAGAGATCGGGCAGCAGTACGCGTGTCAGCGATCCCATGCCACGCAGGTGGCTGAGGTAGCCTTTGCGGTAGTACGGGTAGGCGGTGTGCAAGTCCGGGTCCGGGGTGTCCGCACCGGTCATGTTCCAGGCGTAGAGCTTGCGCACTTCGGAGGCTTTCTCGAACTCCCGCGCACTGCAGGGCAGAAACGAAAGCGTGCCGGACGTGCCCGAAGTATGGCTCAGGCAAAGCTCGGGAATTTCCCTGTCCATGGTTTCAAACCAATCGTCCAGGCCTGTGCAGGCACTGACGTCGACAGCGGTGATCTTCTCGGCCAGTTCCGGAACCACCAGTTTGCCCAGCCATTTGTTGATCGCGGCGAAGTTGTTCTTTTCCAGCAGCGATGGCGGGTAGGACTTGAACATCGTGTGTTCGAACAGCAGCGGCACGACGTCGTCGAGCTGCTCGATACTGTTGATTCCTTCGGCTTCCGCCAGTTTGTTGAGCACCGCAATCCGGTCGCGCATTTCGGCAAAACGGCGTTTGAGCCCCGCCAATTGCAGCGCATCGATCTGTTCGCCAGGCAATTGTTTCCAGTTCTGCAAGCTATGATCGACCAGGGCTGCCGGGTCGCTCAGCAGTAGTTCGACCTGTTCTTCTGTTGTTCTTGTCACGGGACAATCTCCGGAAATTCACTCGTTCGCGCCTTGACCGTCGATGCACAACGGCCTTGATGGCGGAACCAGTTTAGGGGCAGCAGAGGCAATATCATTTCCGGATTCCGGCACCCGAAAACAAATCATATGTCTCTGTTTTATATGGTTATTAGTCTATTTTGTGGGTTCTCGAAACCGATTATTCCGGGTCTGCCGTGGTCAACAGGGCATGGAGCATGCGCGTCAGCAAACGAACGGTGTCGTCATCAAGCAGGTATTCGGGTTTTTCGATCAACAGCGCACGGGGTAAAGCGGTGACCGCCTGATAGGCCAGGAAGCCGGCCTTCTCGCGGTCACGCACCAGAACCTGATCGGAAAAGCGTTGCACCAGCGCCGGAATGACCATGGAAATCCAGAAGCGCTCCGGCTTGACGATCTCCAGGCGCACCAATTCGCCGTAGTAGGCAGACTTGAGGCTCAGCTCGGAATCGACCTGCAGCCAGCGATGCAAGGCTGAAAGACCGGTGCGCAGGATCATCTCGATGCCGTCATAGAGGCTGGCCGATGCCGGTAGCGCGTGGATGTTGGCAATCACCTGCTGGCGGACATCGGCGCGGTAGTCTTCGAAGATCGCGCCGATCAGCGACTCGATGGTGGGAAAATATTCGTAGATGGAACTGATCGCGACTCCCGAGTAATCGGAAAGACGATAAATCGACAACGCCTCCCGTCCTTCGCCTTCGAGGATCTCGCGCCCGGCGGTCTTCAGCGCGTCGACGAGGGCGACCGAACGTGCCTGTTTCGGATGTTTGCGGGGTTTGGCCGGCAATTCCACCACGACATTGTCATGGCTGTTCTGACCACGAGATCCGATCTTCTCGTGACCTTGTACCGTGAGTTGGCGGGCCATGGCTCAGGTCGGGCCGCTGGTCATAACAATGGCGACAGCAAGTGCAACAAGGGAATAGCGCATACAGAATCCTCAAACGTGGAACGCGTCCACCATGATCAGCCCAGGGCACTGACGCCCGTGAGCACTTTGGCGATCGACAGCTTTTGCGCGTCGGTCAGCCCGTGCGGAACCGGCAGCACGATAGCCTCGCGTACGAGACGCTCAAGTTCGAGCGCGGCGCTCAGGCCCTTGCCGCCAGGCAGATGCAAGGCATCCTGGCAAGCCTTGAGTGCCATTTCGCTGGCCAGCCAGCGCGCCATGCACGCCTGAACCTCGCAAGGCGTGCCGTCGTCGATCAGCGAATAAGCTCGAAAGCAGGTCAGTCTCGCCGCTTCGAGCCTTGTCGCCATTTCCGCAATCCTGAGCGCCACCCATGGCTGCGATGCAGGCGGTCCGCCAGGCCCGTCAGGGTTTTGCGCGGCGACAATGCATGCCTCCAGCACCGCCCGTGTCAACCCGATGGATAGTAGGGCCGCCCCGACGTCGATCTTTTCCAGCAACCTGGCCTGTTGCTGCGCGCCATCGTGCTCTTGCCAGATCGCATGGCTGGCAGGCAAGCGCACATTGCGAAATGACACTCGGGTATTGAATGTCCCGTTCAGGCTGGGCCGGTCGATGATCCGCGAGGCAAATCCATGCTGCTCGCGCTCCACCAGCACATGACGCAATGTGCCGTCCCCGGTACGCACCGAGGCGATGAGAAAGTCGCAGTACAGACCGTTGCAAACCCGCTCATGCGTACCGTTGATCACCCAGCCGTCCGCCGTTGGCCAGGCATTGACGCCACCTTCGAGACCCGTTGCCTGGGCATCGGCCTGGTGCAGATAAAAACCGCCGCAGCTGCGCCCTGCGAGCAAATCCGGCAAATACCGTTCGCGCAACCCGTGCCGTGCCGGGGGCAGGTCCGCCAGCACGCTCGCAACCAGCATATTACCGATGACGCAATGGGCGATTTCGCAAGAGACCACGCACAGCTCCTCGAGCAGCATGGCCTCGGTGACCACGCACAAACCCATGCCACCAACAGCCTGCGCAATACTCGCGCCGGGCAGGCCGAATTCGGCGATGCCCTGCGTGATTTCACGCAGCCTCTCCCGGGGAATGGGCCCGCCCCGGTACGCTCGGACCACGGGCGTTACCTCCGATGCGAGAAAGGTACGGAAGCTGTCCACTGCCTGTCTCTGCGCATCAGTGGTTTTCTGTAGTTTCATGGTCTGATTCCCTGCTGCCCATCGTCGCGAACCCACCGGAACATTCGAGCCCGCTCAAGCAACAGGTTATGCCCAACGGCCGCCAGGTCACCCCCCTCCGTTGGGAGGGGGCAGGCACGCAAATCAGCCCAGGCTGCGAGCGATGATCAGCTTCTGGATATGGCTGGTGCCCTCGTAGATCCTGGTCACCCGCACATCCCGGCAATAACGCTCAACCGGAAAATCATTCAGGTAGCCGTAGCCACCATGGATCTGCAGCGCGTCGGAACACACTTTCTCAGCCATTTCGCTGGCGAACAACTTGGCCATGGAAGCTTCCTTGGCACAGGCCACACCAGCCTCGCAAAGCCGCGCGGCATGCACCATGTAATGGTGCGCGACATCGACTTGCGCCGCCATGTCCGCCAGGTCAAACGCCACCCCTTGCAGGTTGATGATCGGTGCGCCGTAAGCCTCACGCTCCCTGGCGTAGCCCACGGCCGCCTGCAGTGCAGCACGAGCGGTACCGGCGGCAACGGCGGCAATGGCCACCCGCCCTTCCGACAACGACCCCATCACATTACGATAGCCTGCCCCTTCCTCGCCCAGCAGGTTCGCTACCGGTACCCGGCATTCTTCCAGCTGGATTTGTGCCACATGGGCCGAACGTTGACCCATCTTGTGTTCAACGCGCGCCACGACGTATCCGGGGCTTTCCTGCGGGTCGACCATCAGCAGGCTGCTGCCCTTCTTGCCGGCGGCCTTGTCGGTGACCGCCAGCACCAGGCCCAGGCCTGCTTCGTTGCCGTTGGAGATGAATTGCTTGCTGCCATTGAGTACGTAGTGCTCGCCTTCGCGCCGGGCCTGGGTGCGGAATGCAGCCGTGTCGGAGCCGGCGTGAGGCTCGCTGAGCAAAAATGCCCCGATGCGCTTGCCGCTGGCGAGGTCCGGCAGGTACTTGCGCTTCTGTTCTTCGTTACCCAGGCGCGCCACGGCCAGGCCCACCGAGTTGTGCACGTGGATCAGGGTGGCGAAACCGGTGTCGGCGGCGGCGAACTCCTCGATGGCCAGGCAGTACTCGACGAAGCTGGCGCCGGCACCGCCATACTCTTCAGGGATCAGCATGCCGAGAAAGCCTAGCTCGGCAGTCGCTTGAAGTTCATGGCGCGGCCAGGTGGCGCTGCGGTCGCGCTCGGCGGCGGTGGGTGCAACCACTTCGGCGGCCACTTTGCGCGCCGATTCGCGGATCATGATTTCCTGTTCGCCGAGGAACGCTGCGGATGTGTCGCTCATGGTAATTCCTTATGAATTCAGGTTCAGACAGGGTTCGGATCGGCCTGTACGGATTGCACCGTCCGGGCCTTGGGTTCGATGGCAACGGGCGTCTCGGTGGGTTGCGGCATGGCCACTGGTGAACCGTGGACATGCACGTCCCTGAGCAAAAAGTGCGACAGCGCCGGGATCAGGGCCAGGGCGCCGAGCATGTTCCACAGGAACATGAAGGTCAGCAGGATGCCCATGTCGGCCTGGAACTTGATGGGCGAGAACGCCCAGGTGATCACACCCGCCGCCAGGGTCACGCCCACCAGCGCGACCACTTTGCCGGTGAAGCGCAAGGCATGGCGGTAGGCTTGGGCCAGGGTGTCCCCGGCCCGCTGGCGGGCCAGCTGGATGCTCAGCAGATACAGGGCGTAGTCGACGCCGATACCCACGCCCAGCGCGATCACCGGCAGGGTCGCGACCTTGACGCCCATGCCCAGCAGCACCATCAACGCCTCGCAAAGAATCGAGGTAATCACCAGCGGCACAACGGCGACAACAACCGCGCGCCAGCTGCGGAAAGTGATGAAGCACAGCACGATGACCGCCGCGTACACGTACAACAGCATGGTCAGGTTGGCTTTCCTGACCACGATATTGGTCGCCGCTTCGATCCCGGCGCTGCCGGCGGCCAGCAGGAACTGGCGATCCGGCGTGCTGTGCGCGGTGGCGAAGGCTTGCGCGGCCTGCACCACCTGATCCAGGGTCTGCGCCTTATGATCGCTGAGGTACGCAACCACCGGCATCACCGAGCAATCGTTGTTGAACAGCTCGGGGTTGCTGGTGCTTGCGGTGCGCGCCGCATAATTGAGCACGTCCTGGTTGGGCGAGATGGACATCCATTTCGGGCTGCCTTCGTAAGAGCCCGCGGTAATCTTGCGCACCGCATCGGCCAGCGACACAGTGCTCTGTACGCCCGGCACTTGCTGCAGGACCCAACCCAGGCGGTCGGCATCGACCAGGGTCTGGTATTCCAGGCAGCCTTCGGCCCGCGTCTTGACGATGACCGCGAACTGGTCCGAAGACAGCGAGTACTTGCTGTTGATATAGGCGTTGTCCAGGTTGTAGCGCGAATTGGGCCGCAGCTCCGAAGCCCCGGCATCCAGATCGCCAATCTGCAGCTGAGTACTGACGACGAAGCCCGCCACCGTCAGGATCGCCGCCCCCAACAACAGCGCCGTCGCCCAGCGCCGCTGTGTGAAACGCTCGAGCAGGCGCCAGACCCCACCGGCCTCGCGTTGATCCTTGCGCAGGCTGCGCGCCGCAGCCTTCGGGCTGACGCCGGTGTAGGACAGCATCACCGGCAGCAGGACCAGGTTGGTGATCACCAGCAGGGCCACGCCGATGGACGCTGTGACCGCCAGGTCCTGGATGACCGGAATGTCGATCAGCATCAACACGCCAAAGCCCACGGCGTCAGCCACGAGCGCCGTGACCCCGGCCAGGAACAGGCGGCGGAAGGTGTAGCGGGCAGCGACCAGTCGATGGGTGCCACGGGCCACGTCCTGCATGATGCCGTTCATTTTTTGCGCGCCATGGGACACGCCGATGGCGAACACCAGGAACGGCACCAGGATCGAATAAGGATCCAGCGCGTAACCCAGCCGGGCGATCAGCCCGAGTTGCCACAATACCGCGATGCACGAACAGCCCAGCACCAGCACGGTGCTGCGTACACATCGGGTCCAGGCAAAGATGATCAACGCCGCAATGACGGCCGCCACGGCGAAATACAGGATCATCTGCTGCAAACCATCGAGCAGATCGCCCACCACCTTGGAAAAGCCGACGATCCGGATGTTCAGGTCAGCGCCGCCGTGAGTGCCGGAATACTGGGCGCGTATGCTTTCCAGGCGCTTGGAAAGCTCCCAGTAGTCCAGCGGTTTTCCAGTGCTGATGTCCTTGTCCAGCAAAGGCAGGAAAATCATGCTGGAGCGGAAATCGGTGCCCACCAGATTCCCCAGCAGCTGCGCCCGGCCAATGTTCTGGCGCAAGGCGTCGATGCCGGCTTGGGAGCCCGTGTAATTATCCGGCATCACCGGGCCACCGGCGAAGCCCTCTTCGGTGACCTCGTTCCAGCGCACCACCGGCATCCATAACGACTTTACGTTGGCCCGGTCGACGCCCGGGGTCAGGAACAGTTCGTCGTTGATCTGCTTGAGCGCCTGCAGGTAGGCGGGATCGAAAATATCTCCCGTGCGATTCTGCACCACCACACGCACCGCATTTCCCAGCCCCTTGAGCTCGTCGCGATTGTCCAGAAAGTTGCGGATATAGGGATGGTTCTGCGGGATGGTTTTCTCGAACGCGGCATTGAGCGTCAGCCGCGATGAATCCCAACCGAGGATCAGCGTCACGACGCTACACAGGAGAATCACCAGTAGCCGATGGTTGAAGATCAACCGCTCCAGACGACTGCCTGACTGGTGGTTGAATTCGTCAATGTTACTGATCGATTGCAGGTTGTCGCTGGCGTTGTGGCTACCCATCACAGCTCTCCGACTTTCTTTTTCTGTTGCAGGTTTTGCACGCGCACGCCGCCCAGGCCGGCCAGGGCGACGGCCCCGTCGGCAGCGGGTGCGATTGCAAAGTTGGGCGCCACGCGGTCCACCGCGACGCGGCTGAAGGTCGCTCCACGGTCAGTGGAGCGCAGCAATTGGCCGGTTTGGCTGGCCAGCACGATCGAGCCGTCATCGGCCATCAAGCCGCTGGTGATGCCTTCCTTGATGCCGGTATCGACCTTGTCCCAGGTGGCCCCACCATCGAGGCTGCGCAGGGCGTTGCCGCGCAAGCCATAGACCAGCACCAGGCGTTCATCGCCGAGCAAGCCGAACAAGGTCCCCTCGTAAGGCAATTCGACTTTCACGAAACGCTGGCTGGCGGCATCCAGTTTCAGCACCAGTCCCTGTTCGGCGACCATGAACAGCGTGCCGGCTGCCGGGCGCATGCCATAGAGGTGCATGCTGCGCGGGTTGTCGACTCGATCCTGCCAGGAGGTCCAGGTCTGGCCGCCGTCCTCGGTGCGCAAGATCAGATTGAAGGCACCCGTGACAAAACCCGTGCGCTCATCGGCGAACCACACATCCAGCAGCGGCTTGTCGGCGCCTTGGGCGGCGAACAATTCGGCGTCCTGCTTCAGGCGCTGAGCTTCGAGGTCCTCCGGGTTGGTGGGATGGCCGTATTGCTTGAGCAAAATTGTGGCGATCTGTCGACCATCGAGCTGCCTGGCCCAGGTCTTGCCCGCATCACTGCTGTGCAACACGACGCCTTCGTGGCCCACGGCCCAGCCTTCGGTGGCGCTGGGGAACGCCAGCGCGGTCAGGTCAGAACTGACCGGCACCTGGGCCTGGACCCAGGTCGTGGCGTTGTCGCTATAGAGAACATGGCCGCGCTGGCCGGCAGCAATCAGCCGCCCACCGGCCTTGGCCAATGCGTTGAGTGGCGCGTGGATCGCCCGGGTGCTTTGCAACGAGGGTGTGTCCAGGGGCGAGACAAAGACCGGTTGCGAGAATGCGTGCCCCGCCAGAAGCGCAGTCAGGATCACCAGGGGCCGTCGTAATAATGGTTTGAACACCTTGTCACCTCACATCAGTTGCGCGTGAACGCGCAGTGCACCCGGGGTGGCTCGCAACGGGGCCACCCCGGGTCGGCTTGCAGCAGCGGCTTAAAGCGTGGTCTTGAAGGTGAAGAACACCGCGCCGCGATCTTCCAGCAATGCCTGGCTGCCACTCGGGGTCAGGGCCGCGCCGGTAACGGGGTTGGTCGAGTAGTCACCGAAATAGTCCACGTACTTCAGATCGAAGCGGTAGCGGCTGTAGAGGTCGAGAGCCAGGCCCACCGCGTAG
Proteins encoded in this window:
- a CDS encoding acyl-CoA reductase — encoded protein: MSHPIAPMIIRGQVITDNLIEVGGRGGDLSFLTPDASKYIDQLPLGNPAKLADLYRLSFDDILDYAVELGARLDLDKNRYLQEACELSFLTAPTTPTIVKGSYMGLKHLLTRELITEMAESTVGIKYLEGWVPQTLLDGTELEVRCFGARTLHIVAGNAVSLSLWTIIRNMVLRSDAIIKAPSNDPFTALAIARTMVDMAPDHPLTKHLSVAYWKGGDEAFEQRLYQPQNLEKIVAWGGFASMKHVTKYIQPGLELISLDPKRSASIIGQEAFYSEANMREAAVRLAADIGAINQKGCVCARVVYVQSGTDELGLQRLNTFGQYVYEAMLGLPNTLSTAPKRYDQGLKAHVDALRLDDEWYQVIGGKEGEGAIICSQLPEPVSFAASLDDRTANLVPVDDLSEMMAAVDAYTQTVGVYPESIKDQLKDVLPLYGAQRIVSLGYAAAMKFAAPQDSIEPMRRMGKWISNQIAAPETSAAPWLRPSI
- a CDS encoding TetR/AcrR family transcriptional regulator produces the protein MARQLTVQGHEKIGSRGQNSHDNVVVELPAKPRKHPKQARSVALVDALKTAGREILEGEGREALSIYRLSDYSGVAISSIYEYFPTIESLIGAIFEDYRADVRQQVIANIHALPASASLYDGIEMILRTGLSALHRWLQVDSELSLKSAYYGELVRLEIVKPERFWISMVIPALVQRFSDQVLVRDREKAGFLAYQAVTALPRALLIEKPEYLLDDDTVRLLTRMLHALLTTADPE
- a CDS encoding acyl-CoA dehydrogenase family protein, translated to MKLQKTTDAQRQAVDSFRTFLASEVTPVVRAYRGGPIPRERLREITQGIAEFGLPGASIAQAVGGMGLCVVTEAMLLEELCVVSCEIAHCVIGNMLVASVLADLPPARHGLRERYLPDLLAGRSCGGFYLHQADAQATGLEGGVNAWPTADGWVINGTHERVCNGLYCDFLIASVRTGDGTLRHVLVEREQHGFASRIIDRPSLNGTFNTRVSFRNVRLPASHAIWQEHDGAQQQARLLEKIDVGAALLSIGLTRAVLEACIVAAQNPDGPGGPPASQPWVALRIAEMATRLEAARLTCFRAYSLIDDGTPCEVQACMARWLASEMALKACQDALHLPGGKGLSAALELERLVREAIVLPVPHGLTDAQKLSIAKVLTGVSALG
- a CDS encoding acyl-CoA dehydrogenase family protein, encoding MSDTSAAFLGEQEIMIRESARKVAAEVVAPTAAERDRSATWPRHELQATAELGFLGMLIPEEYGGAGASFVEYCLAIEEFAAADTGFATLIHVHNSVGLAVARLGNEEQKRKYLPDLASGKRIGAFLLSEPHAGSDTAAFRTQARREGEHYVLNGSKQFISNGNEAGLGLVLAVTDKAAGKKGSSLLMVDPQESPGYVVARVEHKMGQRSAHVAQIQLEECRVPVANLLGEEGAGYRNVMGSLSEGRVAIAAVAAGTARAALQAAVGYAREREAYGAPIINLQGVAFDLADMAAQVDVAHHYMVHAARLCEAGVACAKEASMAKLFASEMAEKVCSDALQIHGGYGYLNDFPVERYCRDVRVTRIYEGTSHIQKLIIARSLG
- a CDS encoding efflux RND transporter permease subunit, coding for MGSHNASDNLQSISNIDEFNHQSGSRLERLIFNHRLLVILLCSVVTLILGWDSSRLTLNAAFEKTIPQNHPYIRNFLDNRDELKGLGNAVRVVVQNRTGDIFDPAYLQALKQINDELFLTPGVDRANVKSLWMPVVRWNEVTEEGFAGGPVMPDNYTGSQAGIDALRQNIGRAQLLGNLVGTDFRSSMIFLPLLDKDISTGKPLDYWELSKRLESIRAQYSGTHGGADLNIRIVGFSKVVGDLLDGLQQMILYFAVAAVIAALIIFAWTRCVRSTVLVLGCSCIAVLWQLGLIARLGYALDPYSILVPFLVFAIGVSHGAQKMNGIMQDVARGTHRLVAARYTFRRLFLAGVTALVADAVGFGVLMLIDIPVIQDLAVTASIGVALLVITNLVLLPVMLSYTGVSPKAAARSLRKDQREAGGVWRLLERFTQRRWATALLLGAAILTVAGFVVSTQLQIGDLDAGASELRPNSRYNLDNAYINSKYSLSSDQFAVIVKTRAEGCLEYQTLVDADRLGWVLQQVPGVQSTVSLADAVRKITAGSYEGSPKWMSISPNQDVLNYAARTASTSNPELFNNDCSVMPVVAYLSDHKAQTLDQVVQAAQAFATAHSTPDRQFLLAAGSAGIEAATNIVVRKANLTMLLYVYAAVIVLCFITFRSWRAVVVAVVPLVITSILCEALMVLLGMGVKVATLPVIALGVGIGVDYALYLLSIQLARQRAGDTLAQAYRHALRFTGKVVALVGVTLAAGVITWAFSPIKFQADMGILLTFMFLWNMLGALALIPALSHFLLRDVHVHGSPVAMPQPTETPVAIEPKARTVQSVQADPNPV
- a CDS encoding WD40/YVTN/BNR-like repeat-containing protein → MFKPLLRRPLVILTALLAGHAFSQPVFVSPLDTPSLQSTRAIHAPLNALAKAGGRLIAAGQRGHVLYSDNATTWVQAQVPVSSDLTALAFPSATEGWAVGHEGVVLHSSDAGKTWARQLDGRQIATILLKQYGHPTNPEDLEAQRLKQDAELFAAQGADKPLLDVWFADERTGFVTGAFNLILRTEDGGQTWTSWQDRVDNPRSMHLYGMRPAAGTLFMVAEQGLVLKLDAASQRFVKVELPYEGTLFGLLGDERLVLVYGLRGNALRSLDGGATWDKVDTGIKEGITSGLMADDGSIVLASQTGQLLRSTDRGATFSRVAVDRVAPNFAIAPAADGAVALAGLGGVRVQNLQQKKKVGEL